Proteins encoded in a region of the Mixophyes fleayi isolate aMixFle1 chromosome 5, aMixFle1.hap1, whole genome shotgun sequence genome:
- the HNRNPA2B1 gene encoding heterogeneous nuclear ribonucleoproteins A2/B1 isoform X1 has protein sequence MEREKEQFRKLFIGGLSFETTEDSLRKYYEQWGKLTDCVVMRDPSSKRSRGFGFVTFSSMGEVDAAMSARPHSIDGRVVEPKRAVAREESAKPGAHVTVKKLFVGGIKEDTEEHHLREYFEEYGKIDSIEIITDKQSGKKRGFGFVTFDDHDPVDKIVLQKYHTINGHNAEVRKALSRQEMHEVQNTRSSRGGNFGFADSRGGGGGGGNFGPGPGSNFRGGSDGYGGGRGYGDGYNGYGGGQGGGNFGGGPGYGGGGGGGGGRGGYGGGPGYGNQGGGYGGGGAGYDNYGGGRNYGGGGGGNYNEFGNYNQQSSSYGPMKSGGNFGGSRSMGGPYGGGNYGPGSGSGGSSSGYGGRNRY, from the exons ATGGAG aGGGAAAAGGAACAATTCCGCAAACTGTTCATTGGAGGGCTCAGCTTTGAGACGACAGAAGACAGTCTACGGAAATACTATGAACAATGGGGGAAGCTAACAGATTGTGTG GTCATGAGGGACCCTTCAAGCAAAAGATCCAGAGGTTTTGGATTTGTAACTTTTTCTTCAATGGGTGAAGTTGATGCTGCAATGTCAGCCCGTCCACATTCTATTGATGGCAGAGTTGTGGAGCCTAAACGTGCTGTGGCAAGAGAG GAGTCTGCTAAGCCTGGTGCTCATGTCACTGTTAAAAAACTCTTTGTTGGTGGCATCAAGGAAGATACTGAAGAACATCACCTTCGGGAATATTTTGAAGAATATGGAAAAATTGACAGCATTGAAATTATTACAGATAAACAATCTGGCAAAAAGAGGGGCTTTGGCTTTGTGACATTTGATGATCATGATCCTGTTGATAAAATTGTCT TGCAAAAATATCACACCATAAATGGTCACAATGCAGAAGTAAGAAAAGCATTATCAAGACAAGAAATGCATGAAGTACAGAATACAAGGAGTAGCAGAGGTG GCAATTTTGGCTTTGCTGATTCacgtggtggtggtggtggtggtggaaaTTTTGGTCCCGGACCTGGAAGCAATTTCAGGGGAGGTTCTG atgGCTATGGTGGTGGACGCGGTTATGGGGACGGATACAATGGATATGGTGGCGGTCAAGGAG GTGGTAACTTCGGAGGCGGACCAGgttatggtggtggtggtggcggcGGCGGTGGACGAGGTGGATATGGCGGTGGACCTGGCTATGGCAATCAGGGTGGTGGATATGGTGGTGGAGGAGCAGGATATGACAACTATGGTGGAGGTA GAAACTATGGTGGTGGCGGCGGCGGAAACTACAATGAATTTGGAAACTACAACCAACAGTCTTCAAGTTACGGCCCAATGAAGAGTGGTGGAAACTTTGGTGGTAGCAGGAGCATGGGAGGACCATATGGTGGAG GAAACTATGGTCCAGGAAGTGGTAGTGGAGGCAGTAGTAGTGGATATGGAGGGAGAAATCGTTATTAA
- the HNRNPA2B1 gene encoding heterogeneous nuclear ribonucleoproteins A2/B1 isoform X2, whose translation MEREKEQFRKLFIGGLSFETTEDSLRKYYEQWGKLTDCVVMRDPSSKRSRGFGFVTFSSMGEVDAAMSARPHSIDGRVVEPKRAVAREESAKPGAHVTVKKLFVGGIKEDTEEHHLREYFEEYGKIDSIEIITDKQSGKKRGFGFVTFDDHDPVDKIVLQKYHTINGHNAEVRKALSRQEMHEVQNTRSSRGGNFGFADSRGGGGGGGNFGPGPGSNFRGGSDGYGGGRGYGDGYNGYGGGQGGGNFGGGPGYGGGGGGGGGRGGYGGGPGYGNQGGGYGGGGAGYDNYGGGNYGGGGGGNYNEFGNYNQQSSSYGPMKSGGNFGGSRSMGGPYGGGNYGPGSGSGGSSSGYGGRNRY comes from the exons ATGGAG aGGGAAAAGGAACAATTCCGCAAACTGTTCATTGGAGGGCTCAGCTTTGAGACGACAGAAGACAGTCTACGGAAATACTATGAACAATGGGGGAAGCTAACAGATTGTGTG GTCATGAGGGACCCTTCAAGCAAAAGATCCAGAGGTTTTGGATTTGTAACTTTTTCTTCAATGGGTGAAGTTGATGCTGCAATGTCAGCCCGTCCACATTCTATTGATGGCAGAGTTGTGGAGCCTAAACGTGCTGTGGCAAGAGAG GAGTCTGCTAAGCCTGGTGCTCATGTCACTGTTAAAAAACTCTTTGTTGGTGGCATCAAGGAAGATACTGAAGAACATCACCTTCGGGAATATTTTGAAGAATATGGAAAAATTGACAGCATTGAAATTATTACAGATAAACAATCTGGCAAAAAGAGGGGCTTTGGCTTTGTGACATTTGATGATCATGATCCTGTTGATAAAATTGTCT TGCAAAAATATCACACCATAAATGGTCACAATGCAGAAGTAAGAAAAGCATTATCAAGACAAGAAATGCATGAAGTACAGAATACAAGGAGTAGCAGAGGTG GCAATTTTGGCTTTGCTGATTCacgtggtggtggtggtggtggtggaaaTTTTGGTCCCGGACCTGGAAGCAATTTCAGGGGAGGTTCTG atgGCTATGGTGGTGGACGCGGTTATGGGGACGGATACAATGGATATGGTGGCGGTCAAGGAG GTGGTAACTTCGGAGGCGGACCAGgttatggtggtggtggtggcggcGGCGGTGGACGAGGTGGATATGGCGGTGGACCTGGCTATGGCAATCAGGGTGGTGGATATGGTGGTGGAGGAGCAGGATATGACAACTATGGTGGAG GAAACTATGGTGGTGGCGGCGGCGGAAACTACAATGAATTTGGAAACTACAACCAACAGTCTTCAAGTTACGGCCCAATGAAGAGTGGTGGAAACTTTGGTGGTAGCAGGAGCATGGGAGGACCATATGGTGGAG GAAACTATGGTCCAGGAAGTGGTAGTGGAGGCAGTAGTAGTGGATATGGAGGGAGAAATCGTTATTAA